One genomic window of Haloferax mediterranei ATCC 33500 includes the following:
- a CDS encoding glycosyltransferase, whose product MRRLVKRLGGAVTALLSLTGLPYVIYLLLAKVWNPQGSPAEKSRAEPSVSIVLPTYNEERIVENKLRDLVSLDYPMDKVEVVVVDSSDDDTRDIIRNFFADRETPELTLLEEDERRGLAPALNDAYAATKNEMVVKTDCDSKVAPNALREAAANLADPDVGAVTGRNVEVLGGSDVEEGYRDIQATIQALESHIDSTLIFHGPFSAFERDEIVPIDPDSIADDTELALKIRRNGKRVIFDPAVQYMEASHSEFGKRRTQKDRRAMGLIRLLFQHRDAIGRHGLYGGVVLPFNWWFMVVSPWLLAGAIGLTTLAGLLVAGPLGLAIPAALGAFTLLGSRDLLGSLQPFYAIFDTQVSLLFAAVKLLRGEGSAIWDVDEELRDVYE is encoded by the coding sequence ATGCGCAGACTCGTCAAACGTCTCGGCGGTGCCGTCACGGCGCTCCTTTCTCTCACGGGGCTCCCCTACGTGATTTACCTGCTCCTTGCAAAGGTGTGGAACCCACAGGGGTCACCCGCAGAAAAGAGCCGTGCGGAACCGTCAGTCAGCATCGTCCTCCCGACGTACAACGAAGAACGAATCGTCGAGAACAAACTCCGCGACCTCGTGTCGCTCGACTACCCGATGGACAAAGTCGAGGTCGTCGTCGTCGACTCCAGCGATGACGACACTCGCGACATCATCCGCAACTTCTTCGCCGACCGGGAGACCCCCGAGTTGACGCTCCTCGAAGAAGACGAACGCCGCGGCCTCGCGCCCGCGCTCAACGACGCCTACGCCGCCACGAAAAACGAGATGGTCGTCAAGACCGACTGCGACTCGAAAGTGGCCCCCAACGCGCTCCGCGAAGCGGCCGCGAACCTCGCAGACCCGGATGTCGGTGCAGTAACTGGCCGAAACGTCGAGGTACTCGGCGGCAGCGACGTCGAAGAGGGCTACCGCGACATCCAGGCGACCATCCAGGCGCTGGAGTCGCACATCGACTCGACGCTCATCTTCCACGGTCCCTTCTCGGCGTTCGAGCGGGACGAAATCGTCCCTATCGACCCCGACTCCATCGCCGACGACACCGAGTTGGCGCTGAAGATTCGACGCAACGGCAAGCGCGTCATCTTCGACCCGGCAGTGCAGTACATGGAAGCGTCACACTCCGAGTTCGGCAAGCGGCGCACGCAGAAGGACCGTCGTGCGATGGGCCTGATTCGCCTGCTCTTCCAGCACCGCGACGCCATCGGTCGCCACGGTCTCTACGGCGGCGTCGTCCTCCCGTTCAACTGGTGGTTCATGGTCGTCTCGCCGTGGCTCCTCGCGGGCGCAATCGGGCTGACAACGCTCGCCGGTCTCCTCGTCGCCGGCCCGCTCGGACTCGCAATTCCCGCCGCGCTCGGCGCGTTCACGCTCCTCGGCTCGCGCGACCTCCTCGGCTCGCTCCAGCCGTTTTACGCCATCTTCGACACGCAGGTGTCCCTGCTTTTCGCCGCCGTGAAACTCCTCCGCGGCGAAGGTTCGGCTATCTGGGACGTCGACGAGGAACTGCGGGATGTCTACGAATGA
- a CDS encoding glycosyltransferase family 4 protein, with the protein MKILQVTPRYPPQSGGVETHVREISERLVDCGHDVTVITTDAGADGFRRERRNGVRVRRLRGVAPGGAMHICPQVTRAVRQADADVVHAHNYHSFPLFFAALGVGDRRFVVTPHYHGASASSVRDRLLSLYQPLGRWAVRRADRVVAVSEWERSHLEGDFGVDATVIPNGLEIDRFASAEATERGRPYILTVGRLEEYKGVQHAIRALSELPEYDILVAGSGDYRDELEQIAARADVSDRVEFLGYVADEDLPGLYAGAAAYVTLSEFEAYGMTVAEALTAGTPCVVSNAAALSDWTSESGVVGITDTNPVRVAAAVREARDRTETDAETVIDWDAVVGRLLDVYD; encoded by the coding sequence ATGAAGATACTGCAGGTGACGCCGCGGTATCCGCCACAGTCCGGCGGTGTCGAGACGCACGTCCGTGAAATCTCGGAACGTCTCGTCGACTGCGGCCACGACGTGACCGTCATCACCACGGACGCGGGGGCGGACGGCTTCCGCCGTGAGCGACGCAACGGTGTTCGCGTGCGGCGGCTTCGAGGTGTCGCACCCGGCGGTGCGATGCACATCTGCCCGCAAGTCACCCGCGCGGTGAGACAGGCTGACGCCGACGTCGTGCACGCACACAACTACCACTCGTTTCCGCTTTTCTTCGCGGCGCTCGGCGTTGGTGACCGAAGGTTCGTGGTGACGCCGCACTACCACGGCGCAAGCGCGAGTTCCGTTCGTGACCGTCTTCTGTCGCTGTACCAACCGCTCGGTCGATGGGCGGTCCGGCGCGCAGACCGAGTTGTTGCGGTGAGCGAGTGGGAGCGGTCACACCTCGAAGGTGATTTCGGCGTCGACGCGACGGTCATCCCGAACGGACTCGAAATCGACCGGTTTGCGTCGGCCGAGGCAACTGAGAGAGGCCGTCCGTACATCCTGACCGTCGGCCGGTTAGAGGAGTACAAGGGTGTCCAACACGCGATTCGAGCGCTTTCGGAACTTCCGGAGTACGACATACTGGTCGCCGGAAGCGGCGACTACCGCGACGAGTTGGAGCAAATCGCCGCCCGAGCGGACGTTTCCGACCGCGTCGAATTCCTCGGCTACGTCGCCGACGAGGACCTCCCCGGACTCTACGCGGGGGCCGCGGCGTACGTGACACTAAGCGAATTCGAAGCGTACGGCATGACGGTCGCAGAGGCGCTAACCGCGGGGACGCCTTGTGTCGTCTCCAACGCCGCTGCGCTCTCCGACTGGACCTCCGAGTCCGGAGTCGTGGGAATCACCGACACCAATCCGGTGCGTGTCGCAGCGGCCGTCCGCGAGGCGCGCGACCGAACAGAGACCGATGCAGAGACGGTCATCGACTGGGATGCCGTCGTCGGCAGGTTGCTCGACGTGTACGATTGA
- a CDS encoding sulfatase, giving the protein MVSLRRPNVVLLIFDTLRVDALSCYSGDAVETPNIDRVAEEGVQFENAFSAGPWTPPAHGTLFSGRWPSETGFTGGMPWMDEDVPLLAEVLRDNGYDTVGVPGPAKMASATGLDRGFDWYYEAYEAVAERPSTAWFKQLLTDPAIRRDFIRMLTRGNDYYNELRIEKFQEGIAKTTNPFFGMMNLTTVHAPYDPPRPYKEAETPELSRPRLPILEEFTTSGGLDRDDVREDRVFDVADGEHIQNIRLRYLEDRSYVTDTELGIVEQWYDASVRYLDDQVGRVLDWLETAGKLDDTVLILTSDHGEYFGEHGGLSHGDFLYDEVMHVPLLISGPDIPSGETREDLVSLADVFATVCGCCDIECPPTSGIDLFGDETRDVVFGERAPTDERELTAADEVSEETVAALEMGRKSIRTTNYRFEIRSDGSEALYELPSETVVSDPDPELVESLRDRLVDTLGVEFDGDDGGDREFSDAVERNLRELGYLG; this is encoded by the coding sequence ATGGTCTCTCTCCGCCGCCCGAACGTCGTCCTCCTCATTTTTGACACGCTTCGAGTGGATGCGCTCTCCTGTTACAGTGGCGACGCCGTCGAGACGCCGAATATCGACCGCGTCGCAGAAGAAGGAGTCCAGTTCGAAAACGCGTTCTCCGCGGGGCCGTGGACACCGCCCGCACACGGGACGCTTTTTTCGGGACGCTGGCCGTCCGAAACCGGATTCACCGGCGGCATGCCGTGGATGGACGAGGACGTGCCGCTTCTCGCGGAGGTACTTCGAGACAACGGCTACGACACCGTTGGCGTCCCCGGCCCGGCGAAGATGGCGTCCGCGACGGGACTCGACCGCGGATTCGACTGGTACTACGAGGCGTACGAAGCGGTTGCCGAGCGCCCCTCAACGGCGTGGTTCAAACAACTCCTCACCGACCCGGCTATCCGGCGCGACTTTATCCGGATGCTAACTCGCGGCAACGACTACTACAACGAACTCCGAATCGAGAAGTTCCAAGAGGGTATCGCGAAGACGACGAACCCGTTTTTCGGGATGATGAACCTCACGACCGTCCACGCCCCGTACGACCCGCCGCGTCCGTACAAGGAAGCGGAGACCCCGGAACTGTCCCGGCCTCGACTCCCGATTCTCGAAGAGTTCACCACGAGCGGGGGCCTCGACCGTGACGACGTTCGAGAGGACCGCGTGTTCGACGTTGCTGACGGCGAACACATCCAAAACATCCGACTGCGCTATCTGGAGGACCGCTCGTACGTGACCGATACCGAACTCGGCATCGTCGAGCAATGGTACGACGCCTCAGTTCGCTACCTCGACGACCAGGTTGGTCGCGTCCTCGACTGGCTTGAAACAGCGGGGAAACTGGACGACACGGTCTTGATTCTCACGAGCGACCACGGCGAATACTTCGGTGAACACGGTGGATTGAGTCACGGCGACTTCCTGTACGACGAGGTCATGCACGTCCCGCTTCTCATCTCTGGGCCGGATATCCCGTCGGGCGAGACGCGCGAGGACTTGGTATCGCTCGCGGACGTGTTCGCAACCGTGTGTGGGTGTTGTGATATCGAGTGCCCGCCGACATCCGGTATCGACCTCTTCGGCGACGAGACGCGCGACGTCGTGTTCGGTGAGCGCGCGCCGACCGACGAACGCGAACTCACGGCCGCAGACGAAGTCTCAGAGGAGACGGTTGCCGCGCTCGAAATGGGACGAAAGAGCATCCGAACGACCAACTACCGATTCGAAATCCGTTCGGACGGGAGTGAAGCGCTCTACGAACTGCCGAGCGAAACGGTCGTCTCTGACCCCGACCCCGAACTCGTCGAGTCGCTTCGAGACCGTCTCGTTGACACGCTCGGCGTCGAGTTCGACGGGGACGACGGCGGTGACCGAGAGTTCAGCGACGCGGTCGAGCGTAACCTCCGTGAGTTAGGCTACCTCGGGTGA
- a CDS encoding sulfatase, which yields MNPLKRFPRLNNLWMNTRHKVAHWRERRDRTVDYDTTVGNPQNVLFVVIDCLRADHVSGFGYDRPTTPTLDSFDGRSFSNATAASPWTFPSIASLVSGRYPHEHGGRFDSDPRDLSSEQFPTRPRSDVPTLPDLLESAGYETGMVSAIPMADKSVGDRFQSVDIKYTDATERVDTALEWMSNRDRWFLHLQLGDPHAPLDIPDRHRERFGVPDVDGLEDWRFRESTDDDEFEQYRDARLRAYDAAIRGADDELGRLFEAIPDDTIVVVCGDHGEAFWEHTDLERRLNDDPRGFYGTDHGHSVLEEVATVPLWVDVPTVDTGHDDTRVSLVDVVPTIAEALELGNTPEFSGRPLSRTADSATPVICEETGYGYNQRAVWLGEKKLIDVPETGETVWFDLGDDPGEKHPLDDPPAELREAYETFGMGVHGDEKMEVDSSTRDRLAELGYLE from the coding sequence ATGAACCCGCTCAAACGATTCCCGCGACTCAACAACCTGTGGATGAACACCCGGCACAAGGTGGCCCACTGGCGCGAACGACGGGACCGAACGGTAGACTACGACACGACTGTCGGAAACCCACAAAACGTGCTGTTCGTCGTCATCGACTGCCTCCGAGCGGACCACGTCTCCGGATTCGGGTACGACAGACCGACGACGCCCACGCTCGATTCGTTCGATGGTCGGTCGTTTTCGAATGCGACGGCTGCGAGTCCGTGGACGTTCCCATCCATTGCATCGCTCGTCTCGGGCCGATATCCGCACGAACACGGTGGTCGATTCGATTCTGACCCGCGCGACCTCTCGTCAGAGCAGTTCCCGACCCGCCCGCGCTCGGACGTTCCAACACTCCCCGACCTGCTCGAATCAGCGGGCTACGAGACGGGGATGGTGAGCGCGATTCCGATGGCCGACAAGTCTGTCGGCGACCGCTTCCAGTCGGTCGACATCAAGTACACCGACGCCACAGAGCGCGTCGACACGGCTCTCGAATGGATGAGCAACCGCGACCGCTGGTTCCTACACCTCCAACTCGGTGACCCACACGCACCGCTCGACATTCCAGACAGACACCGCGAGCGGTTCGGAGTCCCCGACGTGGACGGACTCGAAGACTGGCGCTTCCGAGAATCGACCGACGACGATGAGTTCGAGCAGTACCGAGATGCACGACTCCGCGCGTACGATGCGGCGATTCGCGGCGCAGACGACGAACTCGGTCGGCTCTTTGAAGCGATTCCAGACGACACCATCGTCGTCGTCTGCGGCGACCACGGCGAAGCGTTCTGGGAACACACTGACCTCGAACGACGCCTGAACGACGACCCGAGAGGGTTCTACGGGACTGACCACGGCCATAGCGTGCTCGAAGAGGTTGCTACGGTCCCCCTGTGGGTCGACGTACCGACCGTCGATACTGGCCACGACGACACTCGCGTCTCGCTCGTCGATGTCGTTCCCACCATCGCAGAGGCACTCGAACTCGGGAATACACCCGAGTTCTCGGGGAGACCGCTCTCTCGGACAGCAGACTCAGCAACGCCCGTCATCTGCGAAGAAACCGGGTACGGATACAATCAGCGTGCCGTCTGGTTGGGTGAGAAGAAACTCATTGACGTTCCGGAAACGGGCGAAACGGTGTGGTTTGACCTCGGCGACGACCCGGGCGAGAAACACCCACTTGACGACCCGCCTGCCGAACTCCGAGAGGCGTACGAGACGTTCGGCATGGGCGTCCACGGCGACGAGAAGATGGAAGTCGATTCGTCGACGCGCGACCGACTCGCCGAACTCGGGTACTTGGAATAA
- the aglJ gene encoding S-layer glycoprotein N-glycosyltransferase AglJ: protein MDYADVCVLVPTYNEAETIAEVVADYRDEGFGNVLVVDGDSTDRTRELAEEAGARVVVQSGDGKGQAVREAVEKHVETKYVLMLDGDGTYEPTDAPKMLEPLGEGYEHVIGDRFADMRSGAMTTLNRIGNQIINRAFALIHGQDFGDILSGYRAFTRESFLQMTLTSDGFGIETEMAVECAKRGIETTVVPTTYYPRPDGSDTNLHPIRDGGIIFLELYRRAKTNNPLFYFGSVGLASTATGLGLAAYVAYEWVVRTVSHEVIAVVSAAGILFGVQLLMFGVLSDLILSLHREQMKRIQDLEGESSDD from the coding sequence ATGGATTACGCGGACGTTTGCGTCCTCGTCCCGACCTACAACGAAGCGGAGACTATCGCCGAGGTCGTCGCCGACTACCGAGACGAGGGGTTCGGAAACGTCCTCGTCGTCGACGGCGACTCCACGGACAGGACGCGCGAACTCGCCGAAGAGGCCGGCGCGCGCGTCGTCGTTCAGTCCGGGGACGGGAAGGGACAAGCAGTCAGAGAAGCCGTTGAAAAGCACGTCGAAACCAAATACGTCCTGATGCTCGACGGTGACGGGACCTACGAGCCAACGGACGCGCCGAAGATGCTCGAACCGCTCGGTGAGGGATACGAACACGTCATCGGCGACCGGTTCGCCGACATGCGGTCCGGCGCGATGACGACGCTGAACAGGATTGGCAACCAAATCATCAACCGCGCCTTCGCGCTCATCCACGGGCAGGACTTTGGAGATATTCTCAGCGGCTACCGCGCGTTCACCCGCGAATCGTTCTTGCAGATGACGCTCACCTCAGACGGGTTCGGTATCGAGACGGAGATGGCCGTCGAGTGCGCGAAACGCGGCATCGAGACGACGGTCGTGCCCACGACGTACTACCCTCGCCCGGACGGGTCGGATACGAACCTCCACCCGATTCGCGACGGCGGCATCATCTTTCTCGAACTCTACCGACGCGCCAAGACCAACAACCCGCTTTTCTACTTCGGGAGCGTCGGTCTCGCGTCGACCGCGACGGGGCTCGGTCTCGCCGCGTACGTGGCCTACGAGTGGGTTGTCCGGACCGTGTCACACGAGGTTATCGCCGTCGTCTCCGCGGCGGGCATCCTCTTCGGCGTCCAACTGCTGATGTTCGGCGTGCTGTCTGACCTCATCTTGTCGCTCCACCGCGAACAAATGAAGCGCATCCAAGACCTCGAAGGAGAGAGTTCGGACGACTAG
- a CDS encoding sulfatase: MNVLLVTVDSLRYDRVNERVMPFTRSFADDALEFTQCVANGPSTPASFPSIHASRHFASIDGLGLPAGGGGIVTLAEHLRDAGFATAGYTDNHFTSGSYHFDRGFDTMHDASGSAEAGKLKQFVQSNLNKDGILFKTIERIYTKVDAMWSTTVGNESEYERAASLNRRALDWIDEREEGEDWFVWLHYMDVHHPYEAPEEYQRQFLDEPVGIAECRRLSRKGTHHPEEVTDEEWELIRNLYDAECAYVDDQFESLMGELDQRGVVDDTTICFTADHGELVGEHGNAGHPAEFWEGTVRVPFLLSGTDETGTVDGQVRLLDTAPTLADAVGLDVPREWRGESALDVARGTVDGRKYAFGGVGRQIDYKRSYVRRNDGWKLLRHADDGEFCFDVTETPEERPEDDRSGDDIPEYDELSTALDEHMQEMKDLRSGVGGVDEGEEMVEEHLRELGYLE; the protein is encoded by the coding sequence ATGAACGTGCTGCTCGTCACCGTGGACTCTCTCAGATACGACCGCGTGAACGAGCGGGTCATGCCGTTCACGCGGTCTTTCGCGGACGACGCGCTGGAATTCACCCAGTGTGTCGCGAACGGTCCATCCACCCCCGCTTCGTTCCCGTCTATCCACGCGAGTCGCCATTTCGCTAGCATCGACGGACTCGGTCTCCCTGCTGGCGGAGGCGGCATCGTCACGCTCGCAGAACACCTTCGGGACGCCGGCTTTGCCACCGCAGGCTACACAGACAACCACTTCACCAGCGGGTCGTACCACTTCGATAGGGGGTTCGACACGATGCACGACGCCAGTGGCTCGGCGGAGGCCGGGAAGCTCAAGCAGTTCGTCCAGTCGAACCTCAATAAGGACGGGATTCTGTTCAAAACCATCGAGCGAATCTACACCAAAGTCGACGCGATGTGGTCGACGACCGTCGGCAACGAAAGCGAGTACGAGCGGGCCGCCTCGCTCAACCGTCGCGCACTCGATTGGATAGACGAACGTGAGGAAGGCGAAGACTGGTTCGTCTGGCTTCACTACATGGACGTCCATCACCCCTACGAGGCCCCCGAAGAGTATCAGCGGCAGTTCCTCGACGAACCGGTTGGAATCGCCGAGTGTCGACGACTCTCGCGGAAGGGGACGCATCACCCCGAAGAGGTGACGGACGAAGAGTGGGAGTTGATTCGCAACCTGTACGACGCCGAGTGCGCCTACGTTGACGACCAGTTCGAATCGCTCATGGGCGAACTCGACCAGCGCGGGGTCGTAGACGACACGACCATCTGTTTCACCGCCGACCACGGCGAACTCGTCGGCGAACACGGCAATGCAGGCCATCCCGCTGAGTTCTGGGAAGGGACTGTTCGTGTTCCGTTCCTTTTGAGCGGAACCGACGAGACGGGAACCGTCGACGGGCAGGTCCGACTCCTCGATACGGCACCAACACTGGCGGACGCGGTTGGGCTGGATGTACCTCGCGAGTGGCGGGGAGAGTCTGCACTCGACGTGGCCCGTGGCACAGTTGATGGGCGAAAATACGCGTTCGGCGGTGTCGGTCGACAAATCGACTACAAGCGGAGCTACGTCCGCCGCAACGACGGCTGGAAGCTACTCCGACACGCCGACGACGGTGAGTTCTGCTTCGACGTCACCGAGACTCCCGAAGAGCGACCCGAAGACGACCGTTCGGGAGACGACATTCCCGAATACGACGAACTCTCCACCGCCCTCGACGAACACATGCAAGAAATGAAAGACCTCAGAAGCGGTGTTGGCGGCGTCGATGAGGGCGAAGAGATGGTCGAAGAACATCTCCGCGAACTTGGCTACCTCGAATAG
- a CDS encoding alkaline phosphatase family protein: MTVYVVGLDGADWSLLRRWMDDGALPAFERLCSGGVDADLESTLPPITFPAWKCYSTGKTPGKLGVYEWFSFDHDTCDISTNDSSDFRSREYWDVLVDAGVKPGVVNMPTTHPPRTTDGVLTIAGSPASERGEFTSPASLKADLLDAIPSYRVKPNLVLSEASPDELIAEAQTLADQRFDAAEWLATERDRDFVHTTVFITDTVQHRLWDRPDHIRRLYERIDARLGELLDRDDTEAVFLMSDHGFVEIDETFLVNQWLAERDDLVVKEESSRNLLASVGLTEERLKRVVDTLGLVSLAQAVVPESVQRWFPSESGRVSIQDAAIDWDETKAISLGRGPVYVNDRAFDSDADKDAYVADLTAAFESLETPDGTPVSEAVHDPADIYTGSMPLSPDLLVEYTTGVDAPESLGGDVFGEQLVWLATHRHHGVFTAWGDDIADGDVSIDPTLYDLAPTILHYLGVPIPEDADGSVLSQLFAGETADRPVETGPSTATDVGDNRADQRDVEETLKSLGYVE, encoded by the coding sequence ATGACCGTATACGTCGTCGGACTCGACGGGGCCGATTGGTCGCTCCTCCGACGGTGGATGGACGACGGAGCCCTCCCCGCCTTCGAACGCCTCTGTTCGGGCGGCGTCGATGCCGACCTCGAAAGTACACTGCCGCCGATTACGTTCCCCGCGTGGAAGTGCTACTCCACGGGGAAGACACCCGGAAAACTCGGCGTCTACGAGTGGTTCTCGTTCGACCACGACACCTGCGATATCTCGACGAACGACTCCTCGGACTTCCGGTCGCGCGAGTACTGGGACGTGCTCGTCGATGCGGGCGTGAAACCGGGCGTGGTGAACATGCCGACGACGCACCCGCCGCGGACGACAGACGGCGTGCTCACCATCGCCGGAAGCCCCGCCTCGGAGCGCGGCGAGTTCACTTCGCCCGCGTCGCTCAAAGCCGACCTTCTCGATGCCATTCCCTCGTACCGGGTCAAACCCAACCTCGTCCTCAGCGAGGCGTCGCCGGACGAACTGATAGCGGAGGCCCAGACGCTCGCGGACCAACGTTTCGACGCCGCCGAGTGGTTGGCAACGGAGCGCGACCGGGACTTCGTGCACACGACGGTATTCATCACCGACACCGTCCAGCACCGCCTTTGGGACCGCCCGGACCACATCCGCCGACTCTACGAGCGAATCGACGCTCGCCTCGGCGAACTCCTCGACCGCGACGACACCGAGGCGGTCTTCCTGATGAGTGACCACGGCTTCGTCGAAATCGACGAAACGTTCCTCGTCAACCAATGGCTCGCCGAGCGCGACGACCTCGTGGTGAAAGAGGAGTCGTCTCGGAACCTCCTCGCGTCGGTCGGACTCACCGAAGAACGGCTCAAGCGCGTGGTCGATACGCTCGGTCTCGTCAGCCTCGCACAGGCTGTCGTCCCCGAATCGGTCCAGCGGTGGTTCCCGAGCGAGAGCGGTCGTGTCTCGATTCAGGACGCCGCCATCGACTGGGACGAGACGAAAGCCATCTCGCTCGGCCGCGGTCCGGTCTACGTCAACGACCGCGCGTTCGACTCCGACGCCGACAAGGACGCGTACGTCGCCGACCTTACCGCGGCGTTCGAGTCGCTCGAAACGCCCGACGGAACGCCCGTGTCCGAGGCCGTCCACGACCCCGCCGACATCTACACGGGTTCGATGCCGCTCTCGCCGGACCTCCTCGTCGAATACACGACCGGCGTCGATGCCCCCGAATCGCTCGGCGGTGATGTATTCGGCGAGCAGTTGGTCTGGCTTGCGACCCACCGACACCACGGTGTGTTCACCGCATGGGGTGACGACATTGCGGACGGCGACGTGTCCATCGACCCGACGCTGTACGACCTCGCGCCGACCATCCTCCACTATCTCGGAGTTCCCATACCGGAGGACGCCGACGGGTCGGTCCTATCGCAACTCTTCGCTGGTGAAACCGCTGACCGACCGGTCGAAACGGGTCCGTCGACCGCGACAGACGTTGGCGACAACCGCGCCGACCAACGCGACGTCGAGGAGACGCTGAAGAGCCTCGGTTACGTGGAGTAA
- a CDS encoding glycosyltransferase family 4 protein, whose product MDLDSARVAMLFQDPHPAHRGFAEAIGADLIDFRGFSPDILGDGIPADVVNGVRAPKYDVYLVEGSRPLYAALVNRVIRGSRLVYLCADHGLYSLGRDDFEGSSAVKSLVGRFGQPLVRTIGSRYIDGVVAVSDFAADFTRPIVGEDTPMAVSHPFVQPDVFEALGSVTPDIESKVAVTVGRPERYKGVDLLVEAWPMVRERHPEAELHVVGGGHPESYERTEGVTVRGYVEALEDAFGPASVYVQPSRMDTFPVSVLEAMRAGLPPVVTEATGTKSEARELDPSLVVEPTPSDIANGVATYFDRTTSERRRLSENASARGATFDAEPRQDAFRAAFASVLEEF is encoded by the coding sequence ATGGACCTCGATTCCGCTCGCGTGGCCATGCTCTTTCAGGACCCGCACCCGGCACACCGGGGGTTCGCCGAGGCCATCGGCGCGGACCTCATCGACTTTCGCGGCTTCTCACCAGATATCCTCGGTGACGGTATCCCCGCCGACGTGGTCAACGGTGTTCGTGCCCCGAAATACGACGTCTACCTCGTCGAGGGTTCTCGACCGCTCTACGCCGCACTGGTCAACCGCGTGATTCGAGGCTCCAGGCTCGTGTATCTCTGTGCCGACCACGGACTGTACAGTCTCGGCCGCGACGACTTCGAGGGAAGTTCGGCGGTGAAATCGCTCGTCGGTCGGTTCGGCCAGCCCCTCGTCCGAACGATTGGGTCGCGCTACATCGACGGCGTGGTCGCCGTCTCCGACTTCGCGGCCGACTTCACCCGCCCTATCGTCGGCGAAGACACGCCGATGGCCGTCTCGCACCCCTTCGTCCAACCGGACGTGTTCGAGGCGCTCGGCTCGGTAACACCGGATATCGAGAGCAAGGTCGCCGTCACGGTCGGCCGACCGGAGCGATACAAGGGCGTTGACCTGCTCGTCGAGGCGTGGCCGATGGTCAGAGAGCGCCACCCCGAGGCCGAACTCCACGTCGTCGGCGGCGGACATCCGGAATCGTACGAACGGACCGAGGGAGTCACCGTCCGCGGCTACGTCGAAGCCCTCGAAGACGCGTTCGGCCCGGCCTCGGTGTACGTCCAACCGTCGCGCATGGACACCTTCCCAGTGAGCGTGCTCGAAGCAATGCGTGCTGGACTCCCACCGGTCGTGACCGAAGCGACGGGAACGAAATCCGAAGCGCGTGAACTCGACCCCTCGCTCGTGGTCGAACCCACGCCGTCGGACATTGCGAACGGCGTGGCGACGTACTTCGACCGAACGACTTCTGAGCGTCGTCGCCTCTCCGAAAACGCAAGCGCGCGCGGCGCGACGTTCGACGCCGAACCGAGACAGGACGCGTTCAGAGCGGCATTCGCCAGTGTACTCGAAGAATTTTAA
- a CDS encoding class I SAM-dependent methyltransferase, whose translation MATLEGGPSIGANIEHSGGAGERFDSEIENFDRANLGCGDEYKEGWYNVDIRDSVDPDAVWDFNDYPWPFPDDAFDEVVLDNVLEHLDDHYAALQEIHRITRVGGTAKIAGPHWNSAGAWIDPTHTRPFDPRTFEHYLMSDMFDIVDLTVDKVRWAKPLPDSAALWLADSFGQGVSGFEVVVTPTSQSK comes from the coding sequence ATGGCCACTTTGGAAGGGGGTCCGTCCATCGGTGCGAATATCGAGCACTCTGGTGGAGCGGGTGAACGCTTCGACAGCGAGATTGAAAACTTCGACAGAGCCAATCTCGGGTGCGGGGATGAGTACAAGGAAGGGTGGTATAACGTCGACATCCGAGACAGCGTCGACCCGGACGCTGTCTGGGACTTCAACGACTATCCGTGGCCATTCCCGGATGACGCCTTCGACGAGGTGGTTCTAGACAACGTCCTTGAACACCTCGACGACCACTACGCTGCCCTCCAAGAGATTCACCGTATTACTCGCGTCGGCGGAACGGCGAAGATTGCCGGACCACACTGGAACTCAGCCGGTGCGTGGATAGACCCAACACATACGCGCCCGTTCGACCCGCGGACGTTCGAGCACTACCTCATGAGCGATATGTTCGACATCGTCGACCTCACGGTAGACAAAGTTCGGTGGGCGAAACCACTCCCTGATTCGGCTGCGCTGTGGCTCGCCGATAGTTTCGGACAGGGAGTCTCCGGATTCGAGGTCGTCGTCACCCCGACTTCGCAGTCGAAATAA